In Macaca mulatta isolate MMU2019108-1 chromosome 16, T2T-MMU8v2.0, whole genome shotgun sequence, the sequence CTGGAGCAGCAGCGTGGGAGGGAAGATGCAGGGGCCCACCCTGGGGCCTGTTGGTGCATCATTCAGCCCTGTCCCCCATCTCTACCCCTGAACTTGAGAGAACCTTTGGCACCCCTGGACATCCCGGTTGGTAGAGGAGGGTTGAGGGTGCTCCCGACTTCAGATGAGTCCTTTCCTCTAGGGGTGGGGTGTCCTATCCCTGTACTGGCATCCCagctacacacagacacaggtcCATTCGGTCGTAAGTTTAATGAAGTCTGAAAGGTATGCGCCACCGTGGTCAGAGATATGGAGGCCCGGTCAGACTCTCCCTCTGCACCTCAATGGAAACGATGTGGTGTCCGGGTACCATGGCCAAGCCCAGCACACGGGGCTCCCCGGCAGAgaaggaatctggaaagaaggatCAGAGGATCAGGGAAGCAGGCCGGCATCAGTACCGCCCCTCTGAGCCACAAAAACGAGCCCCAGAAAACaagggctgcagccaggccctgaaGGGGAAATGCCTTGCGTAAGGTTCCGCCACATTTCCAGGCGGGTGTGCATTCCCCAGGCACTGACCCGACGGCTTGAGGAACTCCTGCGCCGAGCCCAGGATGACATTGCAGTCACGGTCAGTGCAGAGGAAGCAGCCCACCAGTGTCCGTCCATCTGTCATGCGAATGCGCATAGTTTTGTTGAGCAGCGCCTCTAGCTGCTGCCGGGCGCGCGCAGCCGCCGAGTCCTCGCGCTCTCCGTCCGAATCCTGCGCGGGGTGGAACAAGCGCTCAGACCGCGCAGTCCCGGCTGCCCGCCCGCGGAACCACAGCTCCCGGCAGCCCGCGGGGCGCTCACACAACGCCCAGAGGCTGCCGGGAGCTGCagttcccccaccccctccatcTTGCTGCTCGACTGCCCCTCAATCCCAGAACCAGAGCCCGTGCTAACCCCGGCGCTGGAGCTGCTCTGACGCCGACTGCAACAGCCATTCTCTTCTCGTAGCAGCATGGTCGGTCCAGCTCCGGCCATTTGCCCGGAGGCCTCCTCTGGGCCTTTCAACTTCCTAAGCACCTTTCAGGTTGGGTGGTCCGAGATCTCGCGAGCGCTCCCGACCGCTTTCCTTTCGCGAGATCACCTCTCCTCCACCTCCTAGTCTCCTCGGCAACGGCAGAGATCTCGCGAGCTTCTCCTACTTCTAGCGCTGTGGCTCACTGAAGCGTACCACGCCGGATGTCTTACGATATCGCGAGACCTTTACCTCTACTTTCTTACACATCCTTTAGAAACTCTGGAATTTAGCGAGAATACACTCTCATACTGCCTCCTCCCTTGTTTTTCTGTCTCAGAGAGATAGTCTGTCATAAATATCCCATGTAGCCCAGGCCGCTAAATTAAAACGGAGCGTATTCGTTTTCTGCCCACCCCCAACTCCTGAAAGCGGCGCAACTCAATTACTTGATCCTTATATGCCCCGTGTGGGACTCATACTACATTTCCCGTGAACACGTGCGGTCCAAGCCTCACCTCCTGATATTTATCTCAGTGGACGGTGGCCGGAAAAGGACAATGGTTTCCATGTCAGCGGATAAACGCTCTCCCCTCGGCTCCCGGACGCGACGGAGGTCGTAGTAGTAGTGAGTGCGTGCTGAGGAGCAAAGGAGTAACCAAGAGAGCCAGTgactgacagagcaagagccaTGCCGCGCCGGGGCCTGGTGGCTGGGCCAGATTTGGAGTATTTTCAGCGTCGCTATTTCACGCCGGCGGAGGTGGCCCAACATAACAGGCCCGAAGACCTCTGGGTATCTTACTTGGGACGCGTGTACGACCTAACGTCATTGGCACAGGAATACAAGGGTAAGGGTCACACGTTGGGCCGGGGccggagtgtgtgtgtgtgtgtgtgtgtgtgtgtgtgtgtgtgtgtgtatgtgtgtgtgtgtgtgcgggcgCGCGCGCGCGTCTGCCTGGTTCTTGAAGGGCTGGCATTGACCGTGGCTGCTCTTTTCAAGGGAACCTGCTGCTGAAACCTATAGTGGAAGTTGCAGGCCAGGACATCAGCCACTGGTTTGATCCAAAGACCAAAGACGTGAGTTATGCTGAAATCTGGGGTTGTGGGTAGAGGCAATGGAGAGCGGGGATGGGAAGGAAAAGCGGAGGCTAGCCAGAGCATAATGACTGCTCTGATCCCCTCGCCCCAAACCCTCCTTTAAAGATCCGCAAGCACATAGATCCGCTGACCGGCTGCCTGAGGTACTGCACCCCGCGGGGTCGCTTTGTGCACGTTCCGCCTCAGCTGCCCTGTTCGGACTGGGCCAACGATTTTGGGAAGCCCTGGTGGCAGGGGTCGTATTATGAGGTGGGGC encodes:
- the NAA38 gene encoding N-alpha-acetyltransferase 38, NatC auxiliary subunit isoform X2 translates to MAGAGPTMLLREENGCCSRRQSSSSAGDSDGEREDSAAARARQQLEALLNKTMRIRMTDGRTLVGCFLCTDRDCNVILGSAQEFLKPSDSFSAGEPRVLGLAMVPGHHIVSIEVQRESLTGPPYL
- the CYB5D1 gene encoding cytochrome b5 domain containing 1 isoform X1, encoding MPRRGLVAGPDLEYFQRRYFTPAEVAQHNRPEDLWVSYLGRVYDLTSLAQEYKGNLLLKPIVEVAGQDISHWFDPKTKDIRKHIDPLTGCLRYCTPRGRFVHVPPQLPCSDWANDFGKPWWQGSYYEVGRLSAKTRSIRIINTLTSQEHTLEVRTGDKEQVRGNGESQQISRPICRATFFSITSGSVFSALYIEATEESTAPRSPGLVILGVSGSHGDKRLLYKPGNSSLCILVMVVLQNSYTLFWTAIELSF
- the NAA38 gene encoding N-alpha-acetyltransferase 38, NatC auxiliary subunit isoform X3; this translates as MWETKKSLEEPNLTFWTMDSDGEREDSAAARARQQLEALLNKTMRIRMTDGRTLVGCFLCTDRDCNVILGSAQEFLKPSDSFSAGEPRVLGLAMVPGHHIVSIEVQRESLTGPPYL
- the NAA38 gene encoding N-alpha-acetyltransferase 38, NatC auxiliary subunit isoform X1; the protein is MAGAGPTMLLREENGCCSRRQSSSSAGDSDGEREDSAAARARQQLEALLNKTMRIRMTDGRTLVGCFLCTDRDCNVILGSAQEFLKPSGQCLGNAHPPDSFSAGEPRVLGLAMVPGHHIVSIEVQRESLTGPPYL
- the CYB5D1 gene encoding cytochrome b5 domain containing 1 isoform X3 — translated: MPRRGLVAGPDLEYFQRRYFTPAEVAQHNRPEDLWVSYLGRVYDLTSLAQEYKGNLLLKPIVEVAGQDISHWFDPKTKDIRKHIDPLTGCLRYCTPRGRFVHVPPQLPCSDWANDFGKPWWQGSYYEVGRLSAKTRSIRIINTLTSQEHTLELHVEI
- the CYB5D1 gene encoding cytochrome b5 domain containing 1 → MPRRGLVAGPDLEYFQRRYFTPAEVAQHNRPEDLWVSYLGRVYDLTSLAQEYKGNLLLKPIVEVAGQDISHWFDPKTKDIRKHIDPLTGCLRYCTPRGRFVHVPPQLPCSDWANDFGKPWWQGSYYEVGRLSAKTRSIRIINTLTSQEHTLEVGVLESIWEILHRYLPYNAHAASYTWKYEGKNLNMDFTLEENGIRDEEEEFDYLNMDGTLHTPAILLYFNDDLTEL